From the Salvelinus fontinalis isolate EN_2023a chromosome 21, ASM2944872v1, whole genome shotgun sequence genome, the window ATCTTGCATTGACGCTACCTTCTCACAAGGGAATGACTGCAGCAGGTTGTAACGGTATTCACACAGTCGGTATCAGATAGAATGTTGTGACCCTACTTACCTGTGGGGAAATCAACCTGTTGTTGCTTAGATTACCCCACTGGCTCACAGCCAAAACTTAACTTTTTAAAATGACATTTTTCTTAATCTATTTAtttgttttagtcaattacaaaactacattttAAGAAAAGTACAACATGTCTAAAGATTACTTTTAAAAATGTCCTGCTCCCTAGCATTCTTACTACTTAGAAAAACGTAATATTGTAGTTTTACTGACCGGAATGTTAAGTTAGCCTAGACCAACAACACAAatggactatacagctacaagtagtgaatgGAGTGAAATGTCTTACCTGCGATATGTTTTCCACACACACAGCTACGTGTAGTCTACTTGAACACGGCGTCCCTATATTTCCCACACCGAATAGtctgaagccacagggctcttctcgcaggctctatttccctacgtgCGAACCTTAGGTTGGAATTTTTTTACTTGGCTACATGCACATTGAACAACACAGTAGCTTTTTGTGActgttttgttatttctgtataaCAAATCTTTTATAATGGAGATCAATAGGAAATAATTTAGTTTTCCCCCAATTTGTGGTCGAGGGGAATTCCTTATTACGTGAATACCGACTGAGACTGTTTGTTCTTACAATTCTATATTGTACCAAATTTGCGCGCACCCCATGTCCCATAACATTGTCATGGAAAATATTCATGTTTCCGTCTACCAATCAGCAACTGTGCCGTAAATCCGGCTACATATTGAGATTGCCGAAAGGCCATCAGTCTCTTTGGCAAATGACAggggtggaatgttagctaaaaggACTGGTTCCCAGACTACCTTTCTCCAGAGTCCAGACAAGCATTGCATAGGGGCAATTCCACAGTAGGAGTGACACTGAAATAAATGATTGCAAAGTTTGAAATTTACTTGAACAGTGCAGATACAAAGTTTGGTAAAAGAATGATGGCACAAACTGTCATTCTGTGGTGTGAAAGACACCGTTTTGCAAGTATaacaagattttctattgggcaaattcaggtaggtccttcCCCGTTTCGTTTGCTTCAGAAAAGCAACATTTTGCAACAGGCCTCATTTATAAACGATTGTATACGTACAAAATATGCCCCAGAACATGCGTGCACCAGTTTTCACGCAAAAGTTGGCATTTATAAAAACTGAACTTGACGTGAGTCAATGTGGTTATCCTCCCACAAACTTTAGATCATGCGTACGTACAGTTTCTAGTGGTTGAAGTATTGCTTTGCAAGAAAGCAAATGGGGAATAAATTATGACTTATACATAACAAAAAACAGGTAGCTAAATATAATAACAAGATGCAATAATTTGCTGTTCGTGAGAAACTATTTATTTTATCTTTGCATTCATTCTAAAATAATTACATCGATTTCCAATTAAAATTCCTCACCTTTTCTGACTGTGATGGTTTCATACTCGTGAAATAGCTTATAGGCCTGCAACAAGGGACGAATGGTAGCCTATCCTAAcatctctcatttaattggacCCACTTCACAGCAGTAAATAGATAAGCTACCGgtatttaaagtatttttatcTATGCGATCCTGAACACAGTTTAACGGTAGAACAGGCGGTTCTCCTTTTCCATTGACATTTTGTAGGCTACGTCTGAATACTGTTATGTCAAATTTCTCGAGTAGCCAAGACACTTTCATTTATAAACATAAATATATCAATCATTGCACCTTTTCTAGCCACGATGAGTTCATATTCGAAGTAGCCATACAACAGATTAGCATGCTCGTCTCTCATTTAATTGGGCCTATTAGATAGGCTATTATCATTGAATGTTTTTTTCTCTATTCACCTGAAAGCGATTTATAAGGTATGGTGTAatttaacaggtgaacagacagTTCATATTTTTTGCGTGTAAGTAGGCCTACTATAgtaaaaacaaaaatccagagtTGACCATATTTAAGAATTCGCGGGCAGTGCAGCATATTTAGATTCAGGAGAAAGTAAATGCAAAACATTATTGAATTAAATTATATGTTTAGAGGTTCACAGCAAGTTGCAATTGTTTTCGTATTTCTGAAACAGCAAATGtcactgtaaaaaaataaaaaataatctgcCAGCACATTTAATCAAGTTAGCTATTGATATTTCCTTTTAGATATTCTGTCTTGGCCTAATTCCAATACTTCCAAAGTATTCAGCAAAAAGGGGGATTATTGTAACTTGGAAAGGTGAATGATGGGCGTTATTCAGGCGGCAGAATAATGCTCGTTTGCGCGAGCACAGTTTTACgacaggtctgatttataacgGGAAACGTGCATATGTAGTCATTTCAGGAATAGTGCCCGCAGATATTTAGTATAAAATTATAAATGAGGCCCTTGGCCTCTGAGTAGTGTAGCTCATGGGTGTAATTCATTTGGTACCATTTTCCATTAGTGCTTGATAGTCATCAAAGGATGGGAAGTCAGCTGCTGTTGTCATCATCACAGAGCAAAGGCATATTCTCAAATTGAAAATGTTGAGAATCCGGATAATTGAATGACCAATCTACATAAGTTCTCCGTTCTCATAAATGTCTGACTGTATGTGAGCAAGAAAGAGCAGCACAGCCTAGCCTTTTCCTTTTTCAGTTCCTACACTTTGTATCAGTTTTGTCAGTTGCCTAAGGAGTGATAGGCCTATGTGGTAAATGCCTTGGCTTTATAACAGTGGTGAAATTGTCTGATTTTAAACGAAGCAGTAACAAAGTGAAGGTGGTGGTTATAGCAGTTTAGATAACGCCTGTCTGAAGGAGGAAATGATCATGATATGATGACAAAGAAAGGGCACAAAGGGACAGGAAGCGGACAATTGGGTGTCTTTTTAAATTGTTCTTTTATTTTCACTTTGTCTACGTGCTCTGTTTATGTTCTCcagatcatctcttttgtctgtCTTTCTGCTCTTTAGGTCTGCTTAGTTTATTACATTGTAATATAAAGCCCGGGCAACAAATGGGGAAAGAATACGTACAAATGCATAAGAGCCGATAAGATGGGGCACTATTATTCAGTGccagccaggtacacacacacacactggcattcCTTAATGACTTGCTACTGACTTTTAGGTGGATTCTCTTCTCGGTTGGCATTTGTGGATTAGTGTCAGTGCCAAAGACAGGCTGATGAGTGTCAGCCAGCCTAGGAGCAGActgtactttctctctccctctctcctcctctttctctggtCGTAGGCCTACTCCACTAGACCACGCTATCAGGTATGCAATTAGCCTATACGTTGACATTCAGTCCTCACCCTTGTTTTGCAGGTGTGAGCTGTGACGCGTGTTTAAAAGGGAACTTCAGAGGGCGCCGGTACAAGTGTTTAATTTGCTACGACTACGACCTGTGCGCGTCGTGCTACGAGAGCGGCGCCACCACAACGAGACACACGACAGAACACGCCATGCAGTGTATATTAACCAGGGTAGATTTTGGTAAGGACATTTGCTGCGTAGATGAAACATTTGACATTTATAACAAGAGTTTTTTTTCTTGACCACGTGGCCCAAGCAGGGCTTGGAGTTCTTCCTGGTCTGGtcatgtggtcaggaaaaacACTTTGCCCTTATTGTATTTTATATAAAACGTTTGTGTTATGATGATGATAACAGTGACTCTAAAGATGGATTGTTTTCTTTGCAGACCTGTATTACGGCGGTGAGGCGTTCTCAGTAGAGCAGCCCCAGAGCTTTTCTTGTCCTTACTGTGGTAAAATGGGATACACAGAGACATCCCTACAGGAGCATGTCGCCTCAGAGCATACAGAGACCTCCACAGAGGTGGTGAGTGGACACATCATCCTAGTGTTTCATCTATCGTTACTAAGATGGGAGAGACCTTTCCCCCAGTTTAGCTCTGTTGCCCttttgcttaaaaaaaaaaagtgtcctcCATTGGTTTCAATAGAATGTTTTGGCGTTTACGTCCTCCTATAAAAATCTATGGGAAAGATTGTAGCCAATGACGTCTCATACATCCAGCTTAGATTCCAGGGCTCATGGACGCGTTAACACAATTCTCAAATGATTATTTTACAACTGATGCTCGTCAATATCTTAAAATAACTTGAGTGGTCAGTTGAATATATCCAGAGGGTGTTTACTGCTTGCTTTATTTCAGATCTGTCCAATATGTGCCGCGTTGCCGGGCGGGGACCCCAATCATGTGACCGACGACTTTGCTGCTCATCTCACACTTGAACACAGAGCACCGAGAGATTTAATATCTTTTTAAtgcagctcttctctgtctgcgtgtgtctgcTTCTGCGCGTGTGTGTACACCATTGTGGGCAGGGTGTGTATTATTTCTGATTATTCCAAGTACTTGCGAACCCTTTCAACTCTGCTCCTTAACCTGCCTGGTTTACGATGAGTCCAGCGGCGTCCGGCACGTGCGTCGGATGTTCCACCCCGGCCGCGGGCTGGGCGGTCCAAGGGCACGCAGGACCAACATGCACTTTACTAGCAGCTCCACCGGGGGGCTCTCCTCCTCACAGAGCTCCTCGTACTCACCCAGTAACAGGGAAGCCATGGACCCCATAGCAGGTGAGCAGTGCACCTGGTCTGACCAGTCTCTATCTGTATAGTTAACGACAAGCAGGGTCTTTCCCATTGAGATGGATAGAGAATCTGGTTGTCTGCTCTTTACTCCCTGATCTGTGTTCACTTCTGCTGTATTTTATTCACCAGTCTGTACTGGAGTCACTTGAATGTTGACTTCAGTGGCTATCTTTCCGTGAGACGTAATGGCTCTGGCTCTGATCTCGTAGGAAGTATAACCCGCAGTCATAGTGCCGCGCCTCTTTTCTGTGACAGTCTTCCTGTATATCACATTCACCTGTCTCTACTGGAGCCTAGTTTGAAACTATTCATCTCACTAGAAGAAACTCAGAACACACTTCTTCATCTCTCCTCCCACAGAGCTGTTGTCTCAGCTGTCGGGCGTGCGGCGTTCGGCGGGCGGCCAGCTCAACTCGTCGGGTCCATCCGCATCTCAGCTGCAGCAGTTACAGATGCAGCTGCAGCTGGAGCGCCAGCAGGCCCAGGCGGCCCGGCAACAGCTGGAGACGGCCAGGAACACCACGCGACGCTCCAACCCCGGCGGCAACATCAGCGCCACTATCCCCCCGCCCAGCGCCGTCGCCAACTCGGCTGGCGTGGCCGAGAGCAACCCCATGGCCTCCCACAGCTCCCAGTTCCTGCTCACACGGTGAGTTGGTCGATCCCCCTGAGGTGTACATGTGAACAGAGGCTTTAAAAAATTACTTGACTATATTCTAAGTGGAAGgatctgtatacacacacactgttcactgTTACTGCTATCAGGCCCCAGGTGTTGAATGCCCCGAGTGGCAGGGtctgctctgtcccctccccacTTGCATGGTATCTCCCACAGTGTCtccctcctcttgttctctccACACCCATAGACTCACAGGTCTCCTCCTACTACCCTTTTTCGATACTACAACGTGAAAAACAGTTTGGTACTAGAATTTTGTTCGTTTTTGTTCTATCAAATGTCTCACGAAATCAACTAATTGTTTATCAAACGAAAGAGTTTATCATAAGGCATAAACAGAACGCATCAGTGATTCGTTTTCcctgcaactttctgaagaggcgACGGCATGGGAATGCCTGTTTGTTTGTGGTGCGCTTTTTCACCACTTTGTGTATCCATTAGCGCTGCCTAATAAATCTGTGATACCAATTCTTGGTATAAAGCCTGCAACAGCTTGGAAAGTGTCCTTACAATAAAATACCATTTGAACTTACTATAATGATTCTGTGTTGGTCCTTCAGTGGGTCgaaatttgagacaaaatatTCACAGGAAAGTATTATTCGCCTGACTTTTTAGAGCGCCGGAACTGCCGTTGTAATTTGTATACCTGGCACGTGTGCAAAACCATGTAAACACTAGTGATCGGAGAAAAAAATCGATAGTAGTTTTGGGACAGAATTATATCGATATTTGACTCTCGTATTGATTTGACTTATCAAAACGGCAGTATatttcatcctatagcttgttctaaatctttttaaatagtgagtcaacatgttttcagcTCTTATTTCTCTGACTGATCACCAGTTTTTTCATGCCCTTTGTCTCTGCAGCAAACCTAAAATGTGCAGTATGTTTGGAACGtcaatcgcaataaaatcacagtatcgaattgcAATACATGTCGAATCGTGGAAATCGCAATACATACCTAAGTATCATGATAAtatcgtattgtgaggtccctgccaattcccagccctagtaaACACCTGCAAGACTTCGGTTTGTATGCATGCATCGCATGTATAGTGCATTtggataatattcacattttgttactttagaCTTATTATAAAATTAcaagattacattttttttaatcctcatcaatctacgcacaacaccccataatgacaaagcgaaaacaggtttttagacatttttgctaatgtattaaatattttaaaaaaaaatggaattaccttaagtattcagaccctttgctatgagacttgaaatagagttcaggtgcatcctgtttccattgatcatccttgagaggtttctacaacttgactggagtccacctgtggtaaattctattgattggacatgatttggaaaggctcacacctgtctatataatgtcccacagttgacagtgcatgtcagagcaaaaaccaagctatgaggtcgaaggaattgcctgtagagctccgagacaggattgtggcaacacagatcaggggaagggtacaaaaaaatggCAGCAttgaggtccccaagaacagtggcctcaatgattcttaaatggaagaagtttagaaccaccaagactctttctagagctggccgcccggacaaactgaccaattaggggagaagggccttggtcagggaggtgaaccaAGAACCCAGTAGTCACTTAgagcgctccagagttcctctgtggagatgggagaaccttccagaaggacaaccaatcagcactccaccaatcaggcctttatggtagagtggccagacggaaaccactcctcagtacaaggcacataacagcccgcttggagtttgccaaaaggcaaactcggatcatgagaaacaagattctttggtctgatgaaaccaagattgaactgtttTGCCTAAATggcaagcgtcacttctggaggaaacctggcatcatccctatggtgaagcatgttggtggcagcatcatgctgtggggatgtttttcagaagccgagactgggagactagtcaggattgaggggaaaatgatttaatccattttagaataaggctggaacgttacaatgtggaaaaagtcaagggttctgaatactttccgaatgcactgtacttcgTCTTGTGCACACGTTTTAGGTCACGAGCAAACTAATCTGGAGACCCGCGTTTTTGAAGTCGGTTTAATAATATTTTTTTGTGGAAATTTTGTCTCGAATTTTTAACCCACTGATGGCCCAACCCCACAGACAATCGGCAGAGTAAGTTCCAATATAATTTTATTCAATATTTGTGACAGGCGAGACTTTTTAGGTTTTCTTCTATGTAAATGAGTGTACACAATTTGGACTACCATTAACGATGCTAATGAGAACTGTCTTCGGGTAGATGTAAAGGCTTTCCCCAAAATATTCTCAATTAAaagttaactacaaagtagcctgTGCCTAACTGGCAAAATCCTGatttatttgcatcaatccagtggccatttgttcTGCAAACTCCATCACAGGATCAAATGCAAACTTTTTTTTCTCACTGGCCAAAAATCTAATGGCCCGAACATGGTGTGatgtaaaactttttttttttaaagtaaattcATGCAGGACATATAGCACGTGTCAAACTCCTTCCGCTGAGGATCGAGTGTCTGCCTGTTTtcactccacccttgtacttgattgatgaattcaggtcactaattagtaaggaacttcactcacctggttgtctaggtcttaattgaaaggaaaaaactaaaacctgcagacacttggccctctgtggaatgagtttgacacccctggcatGCTTCTCGCTATATTCAGCTACTAATAGGCTATATATCTATAGGTACTTAACTGCCGACACTGGGTAGGGGTGCTAACTTTTTTTCCACTTTTCTTGTCACTCCTGTCAGCTCCCCCACGTGGAGGTTCATGCTCTTTGATTGGCTCAAAGTCAAGTTGTCGACCACTACCGAGCATTGCGATTCTACAAGTAATGCTGGGCATACACTACACGACTTTTAAAATGTTAACAACTTGGACGTGCTCACATTTCCTGATTTCCTTGTCCTAAATGTTTTATTCCGTCCATCCTCAACCCCAGGACGTGGGTGCTCGCATTACACGATGATTCCTTGGTTAATCCTGCCTTGCGTTTCTCGATTGTTGTAGGAAGAAAATGCTGACACGCAAATATTGAGCTGCTTTATtagtgtacaaattattatttGCAGAAACGTCAAGAAATTTACGGAGGACAGAATATGGACTCCATTTCATATTATCTTTTTGGTTTCTGTGATAGTACTTCGCAGATGTAATATTTGTGGAGAATGTTTTGCATGGAGATTTAACCTAAGGACCAATGAAAAGGTCTAAAATGAGAACTGGGCCATGTAAAACTAACTCACCCATTGAAAAGGCAGCCACGTTCTCTCCACAGCTCCATCAATCAGTcttccatcacctcggtccacatGGTGCGTGTTGTTGCTAGATTTAGCCTAGACCTAAAAAGCAttgtggacttagaacattcaattttgtttttctattaaaaaaagTGTGGAAAAATCTTGTCATTCTCCCCGCTTTCTTTTTTGTTGTGGGGTCGAGTATCGTGATGCTAACCCTGGTATCAAAGTCTAAATTCTGTTATGACAACACTAGTGCAGTAGTCCCTGCCTCTGCTCGGTGCTAACCAGTTCCCCTCTTTGTCCTGCTACAGGTTAAACGAGCCCAAGATGTCGGAGGCGGAGCGGCAGGCGCTGGAGGGCGAGCGCGCCGACCGCAGCCTGTTTGTTCAGGAGCTGCTGCTGAGCACGCTGATGCGCGAGGAGagctcttcctcggacgaggacgAGCGGCGAGATTTCGCCAGCTTTGGGGCAATGGGCTGCGTGGATATCATGCCTTTAGACGTGGCCCTGGAGAATCTCAACCTCAAGGAGAGCGGTACAGGCAGTTACGGCAGCAGCTCGAGGAGCTCTAAGGAGCCTCCACCGCCTCCTCTTTGATGATATCCCAGCACCACGCAGACTTTGTCCTCTGTGCTGCCACTGCCAGTGATGGGCGGGCGGGCAGCAGGCTGTATTTTGGTTTGTTTTTTGGTGATTGTAATTTCAGGTCTGTCACCTTTGTTACATTGTGTACAACCATAAATAAGGAGAGCGGGAGCGATTGGGGAAAGTGCAAGTGGATGAGTGCGCAGCGCCGAGCGAGCGATGgagagaaaataaatatataaatatatataaaaagttgataatcacaatttttctttagCAGGTCAGCATTAGGTAGCCGTGGCAGACCTCTGCTTCCTGTTCTCATGCAAAAGGCTCCTTATAAATACTCCACATTCAAAAACGGAAGAGGAATCAGACACCCTCTGATGAAGCTGCTGTGTGTATTTATGACTTAACTAATAAAGTGCTTGAATGGTTTACCATAACTACTGCATGAGGTTCTTTGCAGCGTGCATGACTTTTAATGACCTTATCGTCATTAAAAAGCTAAAAAAAAGAAATAGCCCAAAGCTTTTTATCTTCAACTGTTTTAAAAGGGTTACATGATTTGAGTTTTTCCGAAAAATTGAATATCACCAAAAAACTGACATGCTGAAAAGTTTAGGAACTTTtacaactttttttatttttaatagaaAAAAGCAACATATTGGAATCTGTTGAAGCTTTTAAAAAGAAAACAATGCAAtgtgtttgtctctcagctcCGGTTTGTCCTTCCCTCTCTGTGACACCATCGTCTGAATATAACAACTTGCTGCACTAATGTCAACTCAAGACGTCTGCATTTACTTAGCAGATGATAAAATAATACAGTACTAGGAGCAGATAAACAAGATCTTGCCTCTGACATTTTTCCTAGATGTTGATGTTTTAGTGATAAGCGGTGTGTAACCACCAGATGTAGTTTCTAATTTATGCACCTGTACAGAAGAACTAGTCTCTCCCATTGTCATCGATCGCACTcaactctgctcctctctctgcttctgtAGGCCCAGACTCCCTCCCTACATGAATTTGTATTTCTTCTCTCTGTTGAGGAAGGGGAGCTCGGGACTCCACATTGCAGGCATTGTTTTTTGCTCGACTTATAAAAAAGAAAAGATCCGTTCAGATTTAGTTTTTCAGCTGACGATAGCACCTTCTATTTATTCCTTTTTTTTTGTTTCTCTGATTCTTTTAAGCCTTGTAATGAATCATGCCACCTCCATGCCTATACTCTTATACTCTATGTAAAATACAATGAGATGTATATTGAATTTGTGCGTTAACTTTCATAATGGTTCTAGGACATGGGCAGactttgttttttttttttatgtaaattTAGAATACTACAATAAACTGCGCACAGCTTTTGATGAAACGAAGCACCTCCCTCTTGATCTGTATGATGGCGTGTTATTCGGCTACTGTATTGGGCTTTTCACACTGCTGAGCTGTACCAAGCTGTACTGGTTGGGCATCCACCATAGTTCCCGGAACCgtgctggaaaggacaatgtgaaaaaGAAAAATAACGAACCCTTACCCAGTACAGTTTGGTTATGGTCTGCACATAATTGTGAAAagggtatacagttgaagtcagaagtttacatacaccttagccaaatacacttactcagtttttcacaattcctgacttttaatcctagtaaaaattccctgtcttaggtcagttaggatcaccattttattttttaaagtgaaatgtcagaataatagtggaggggattatttctttcatcacgttcccagtgctcagaagtttacatacactcaattagtatttggtagcattgcctttaaattgtttaacttgggtcaaacgtatcaggtagccttccacaagcttcccacaataagttgggtgaattttggcccattcctcctgacagagctggtgtaactgagtcaggtttgcaggccttcttgctcgcacacgctttttcagttctgcccacacattttctatagggttgaggtcagggctttgtgatggccactccaataccttgactttgttgtccttggccattttgccacaactttggaagtatgcttggggtcaatgtccatttggaagacccatttacgaccaagctttaacttcctgaccgatgtcttgatgttgtttcaatatatccacatacttttcctccctcatgataccatctattttgtaaagtgcaccagttcctcctgcagcaaagcacccccacaacatgatgctgccacccccctgcttcacggttgggatggtgttcttcggcttgcaagcctcccactttttcctccaaacattaagatggtcatgatggccaaacagttctattcagaccagaggacatttctccaaaaagttcgatctttgtccctatgtgcagtgtcaaaccatagtctggcttttttatggaggtgttggagcagtggcttcttccttcctgtcgataaaggactcgttttactgtggatatagatacttttgtacttgtttcctccagcaacttcacaaggtcctttgctgctgttctgggattgttttgtggaggtctacaattttttttctggggtcaaggctgatttattttgattatcccatgatgtcaagcaaagaggcactgagtttgaaggtaggccttgaaatatatccacaggtacacttccaattgactcaaattatgtcaattaccctatcagaagcttctaaagccatgacataattttctggaattttccaagctgtttaaaggcacagtcaacttagtgtatgtaaacttctgacccactggaattgtgataagtgaaataatctgtctgtaaacagttgttggaaaacttgtatcatgcacaaagtagatgtcctaaccgacttgccaaaactatagtttgttaacaagaaatttgtggagtcgttaaacgagttttaatgactccaacctaattgtatgcaaacttccgacttcaactgtatgtgtcgcAATGTTCAAGGCTTTAATAAGATATTTTATCTAACTGGGTGTGTACCATAAACAAGGCTCAGTAAAATACTCTAGTGCAGCACCTTCCCTGGACCTAAAGACAACTGGACCCCGGACGCCACGGAACCCTGTGcactttaaa encodes:
- the LOC129818775 gene encoding E3 ubiquitin-protein ligase KCMF1, coding for MSRHEGVSCDACLKGNFRGRRYKCLICYDYDLCASCYESGATTTRHTTEHAMQCILTRVDFDLYYGGEAFSVEQPQSFSCPYCGKMGYTETSLQEHVASEHTETSTEVICPICAALPGGDPNHVTDDFAAHLTLEHRAPRDLDESSGVRHVRRMFHPGRGLGGPRARRTNMHFTSSSTGGLSSSQSSSYSPSNREAMDPIAELLSQLSGVRRSAGGQLNSSGPSASQLQQLQMQLQLERQQAQAARQQLETARNTTRRSNPGGNISATIPPPSAVANSAGVAESNPMASHSSQFLLTRLNEPKMSEAERQALEGERADRSLFVQELLLSTLMREESSSSDEDERRDFASFGAMGCVDIMPLDVALENLNLKESGTGSYGSSSRSSKEPPPPPL